The region AGCGGGCTGAACCCTCCAATACCAATCAGTTCAATATCGGAAACGACCCACGGATTCACCGTCAATGATGGGAGTGATTCTGCTTTTTTTATTGCTTCTTCTTTTGCTTGTCCTTCCAATTCGCGGTTAATCAAAGTACCGCCATGTGGTTCATTAGCCATTGTATTACCTCCAAAATCTGTTTTCATACTTTTACAGTATACCATTGTTTTTCGTCAAATTCTATCATTATTCGGGGGTATACGTTATTGGAACAGCTTTTGGGAATCCGACTTCAAGTTTTTTAAAATTGCTGCTTTTGACTGTCATGTTTCACTGCGAATAAAATGGTGGTAAATACATTGTAAGAAAGGTGGTTATTATGACAGACGACTTGCAAAACCAGCGGATTACCCTTGCTGAACGCCCAGCCGGCATGCCAACAACGGAACATTTTTCAATTCAGGACGCACCACTATTGCAACCTGAAGATGGACAAATTCAGATTCAATCCCTTTATATCTCGGTCGACCCGTATATGCGGGGGAGAATGAATAAAGGAAAATCATATGTGGCACCGTTAAAACTGAACGAGCCGATTAACGGTCGGATTGTGGGGAAAGTGCTGCAATCAGAATCGAATCAACTGCGTGCCGGCGATAAAGTTGTCGGTATGCTGGACTGGCAAAAATACAATACCGTAGATGCTGATAGTGTACGTAAAATTGAAGAAACCGGTGCACCGCTGCCAGCCTACTTAAGTGTGCTTGGAATTAACGGACTCACAGCCTATTTCGGATTGCTCGACATTGGCCAGCCAAAAGCAGGCGAAACAGTTGTCGTTTCAGGTGCTGCCGGTGCGGTCGGTATGATTGCTGGTCAAATCGCAAAACTTAAAGGAACGCGCGTTGTCGGTATTGCCGGGACTGATGCTAAAACAGACTTTTTGAAAAATGAACTTAGGTTTGATGAAGCGATTAACTATAAGACAACAGACGACATATCCAAAGCAATTGCCGCATCATGCCCGGAAGGTGTTGATATTTACTTTGACAATGTCGGCGGACCCGTGTCAGATGCAGTTATGAACCATCTTAACGATTTTGCGCGTATTCCACTATGTGGTGCCATTTCATCCTATAACCGGACAGATGATGACCTCGGAACACGAATCCAGCCAAAACTGATTAAATCCCGCTCCATGATCAAAGGATTTATCGTCGGCGATTACAGCGAGCGTTTTGATGAAGGATTGCGTGATCTTTCAACATGGCTGGCAAAGGGAAAACTCAACTACAGGGAGAACATTATAGAAGGATTTGAAAATGTTCCCAATGCATTTCTCGGTTTATTTACAGGTGACAATATTGGAAAACAATTGGTTAAAGTACCGGAAGAATAAAGCTTTAGGAAAGGAGCAGTTACGATGAAAGCAGTAATTATTGAAGGTTATGGCGGAAAAGAGCAATTACAGTACACTGACAGGAACATGCCTGTTTTGAAGGATAATGATGTATTAATTGAAATTGAGGCAACTTCCGTGAATCCAGTCGACTGGAAAATTCGTGAAGGCTACCTGAAGGAAAAAATCCCATATGATTTCCCTGTGACCCTTGGTCTGGACGCAGCTGGAACAATCAAAGAAACCGGAAAAAAGGTGCAAAAGTTTCAGGTCGGGGATAAAGTTTTTACCCGCCCAGACATAACACGTAACGGGACATACGCTGAATATGTTGCAGTCGATGAAGGTCTCGTTGTCAAAAAACCGGACAACCTTTCGATGGAAGAGGCCGCGTCTATTCCACTGGTCGGATTGACGGCATGGCAATGCCTGGTTGATTTTGCTGGAATCAAAGAAGGCGACAAAGTTCTGGTGCATGCAGGCTCCGGCGGTGTTGGAAGCTTCGCCATCCAGCTCGCAAAGTCATTCGGTGCATGGGTTGCCACAACATGCAGTACGGACAATGTTGAATTCGTTCAATCACTGGGAGCGGATAAAGTTATTGACTATCGCAGTGAAAACTTTAGCGAGACTCTCCAGGATATGGACATTGTCTTTGACACACTTGGCGGCGACATTCAGCAGCAAAGCTATAACGTTTTAAAAGAAAAAGGCTGCCTCGTCTCGATTGCAATGCCGCCGGATCAGGACGTTGCTGAGGAGTATAATATTAAAGCAGGATACGTGTTTCTTGAACCCGACGGCGAACAGCTTGCTAAAATTGGTGAGAAACTGGAAAATGAAACAATCCGTCCAGTCGTTGGAACTGTTATGGATTTGAAAGATATTAAAAAAGCACATGAATTGAGCGAGACACATCATGCGAAAGGTAAGATTGTGCTGAAGGTGAAGTAAGTGGAATTATAGGGTAAGGCCGTCATTTTATGATGGCCTCACTTTTTGCTTTGCTGTAATTAAGTATTTAGGATCATTAAAAATCTGATTCCTTCTATTATGAAGGGTATATGATTTAATTAGGCACAGATAATTTAAACAGCGGTCTTATTTTTTCAGTGTAATTCTTAATGTGTAAATAGATATAATTAGGGCGATAAGCGATATAATGAAAGCAATCCAGATCATTAAAATCAGCCTCTTCTCTTGTTTAGTTAGTATATTTGTTATATACTATGAATAGAATATGGAGTGGGGAAAAGAGAAATATTCCTCTTTTCCCGCATTAGGTTTAAGACTTTCGCTTTCCCGAGCGAGGGTCTTTTTGTTTTTCACGTCTTTTTAACATAACAATTACGAAATTTATAATCGCAACCGTTAAATTAATGAACGACGTTACCAAAACAAGTACCATCTCCATATCATCCCCCCTTTCTTACAGGGGGTGATTTTATATTACCATAATCCTGGATTAAAACAAGTGTTCGTATTAAAAAATCACTTCCTGCTTTTTACTAACTACTTTTATTGTTGCGCACCGGCTCTTCTACCACTAATCTTTCCTGATAAAAAATTGACCTTTAGGGCATGCTAAATGCAAAATCAGAAAGGTGGTAGTAAAAAATGGATCATGTAAAGGCATTAATTATTAAGTTCATTATGTGCACGGCCGTTTTGTGGTTGATACTCGGCGCTTTTTACGGGGTTGAATTTGGAAATATTCTCATGCTCAGTGTACTGCTAACAGCAATTTCGTATATCGTTGGAGATCTTTTTCTCCTCCCCCGCTTCGAAAACTGGGGTGCAACATTGGCGGATTTGGGGATTACATTCGTAGGAATTTGGTTTCTTGGGCCGCTCCTGTTTGAGGAAAATCTTCAAGTTGGCACTGCAGCGATCATTACGGCCATCATCATTGCAGTTGGTGAATATTTCTTCCATAAATATATGGCACGTGAAGTGCTCGACGATCGTGACCACTTTGTAACAGATGAGGACAGAGATGTACAACAAGGTAAGCTGCAGACTGAATTCAGCGAAGAAATAACGGATACTGACCGGAAAAATAAAGATGAGTAGTTAATGGCAATCGCGCGGCACTTTGCTTCCGGTGTCGCGTGATTTTTATTTGATTGACCTTCTCAATCCGCTCCAGCTTTTCATGAAAACCAGACAACAGCTTGAATCATTGTCAAATTTACAATATAATTTTCTGGATTCTACGCTTTCATCATTCGAATTTCCCTTCTCTCATGGCCTTACCCCTGCCTTAACAGTTTTTTTACAAACTAAAAATATTGTATATAATGACATACAATTCACGCTATGCTAAACTTATATCCACAAAATTCCTTTTAATTGGGGTGCCACATGAAAAGACTGTTCATTGTTTTCACATTGCTTGCATCTGTTTATTCGCTTATACGTCGAGTTCATTTTGAAACTGATAATTTCAAGTTGAAAAAAGTTGCATCTAAAACGGATAAGATACCGGCTGAAACAAGCTTTAGCATTTTGCAGATGACTGACTTGCATAATAAAGTATTTGGCTTTAATAATGAACAGTTGGTTGACATTGCAAAAAAAGCCAACCCCAACATCATTGTTCTGACCGGTGATTTACTGGATGATGATACGAAGGCGCTTGGCAGTGTTTTTTCCCTTGTCGAGCGATTAACAGCCAATCATAATCATGTTTATTTCGTCTCGGGAAACCACGATTGGGCAAACGGCCGCAAAGCTGAATTGCTGAACGGTTTACACGACCGGAATGTAACCATCCTGAACAATCGAAACACGCAGATTATAATCGGTGAAAAAACACTCAACCTGGTTGGTGTCGATGATCCTTCTAAAAAACATGAAAACATAGTAGAAGCATTTAAAGACATTGACTTTAATAATTATACCGTACTGTTATCGCATGCACCGGATATTATTAAAACATATCCTTTGCTCAAAGCTGACCTTATTCTAAGCGGACATACACATGGCGGCCAGATACGGGCTCCGTTTATCGGGGCATTGGTTGCACCTGATCAGGGACTTCTTCCTAAGCTGGACAAAGGTGTTTTTGAGATCGGTCCTGACCAGTATCTTTATATCGACAGCGGGCTTGGCACCAGCAGAATTCCGGTGCGTTTTTTAAATCAGAGTCAGTTGAGTTTGGTGACGATTACGGGGAACGGCTAATACTTACTCGATAAATTAACTTTTGAGGGATCGGGGCAAGGTGCTTATTGTTCCACTTGGGAGCTGTGTTTCCCCCATTTGGAGACTGTTCTCTCCCGTTTGGAGACTGCATTCTCCCATTTGGAGACTGTCTCTCCCGTTTGGGGACCGTTCACTCCCACTTCAACAGCTTTCACCCTTCTCAAGCCTCAATCTAATTAAAAAATGACACTTCCCCATCGGAAGTGACCTTTTTTATTCGGCTGCGTATCTTTAAATACACTGCAAACAATGCATACCCAGCTTTTCACTCTCATACGAAAAACAGCAGAACTAACGCATACGCTACCGGTTATCAATTTTTTCCGTATACATGTCATGATTCATCAAACGGTGGTCGGCCATTTTCTCAAATTTAGTTCCGGATTTCCCATAGTTGCAATATGGATCAATGGAAATTCCTCCACGCGGTGTGAACTTTCCCCACACTTCAATATACCGTGGATCCATCAATTCAATCAGATCATTCATGATGATGTTCATGCAATCCTCATGAAAATCGCCATGATTGCGAAAACTGAACAGATACAGCTTTAATGATTTGCTCTCCACCATTTTCACATCAGGAATATAACTAATATAGACCGTTCCAAAATCGGGTTGTCCCGTCATCGGACACAGTGTCGTAAACTCGGGACAATTAAATTTTACAAAATAATCCCGCCCAATGTGCTTATTATCAAATGTTTCCAGCACTTCCGGTGTGTAGTCAAAAGCATAGGTCGTCCCCTGGTTTCCCAGTAAAGACAAATCGGTTAATTCATCATCCTGTCTCCCTGTCATTATCAAAACCTCCTATCAAAAGAAAAAACCACTGCCCAAGGCACATGGTTTTTGAAAAACATTTCATCTGTCCTTAGTTTTTTTAAGAGGGTTTAAGCTAAGAACCTCTTCCATTATTTAATGGATAAATGACATCTGATATACTCGCTTTAGTATACGGTGGAATAACAACAGTGTCAATAACAAACCGGTTCACCATTAAGCCGTCCACTTCAACTCTCCCGCTCAATCAACTCTGTAGCAAGGACTACCTTCTTCGCCACGGTGCGTCCATTCAAAATACGCTCTTCCAGCAGGGAGACCGCCGTCTCACCCATCAATTCGGTATATACTTTGACAGTGCTCAACGATGGTGAAACGTACTTTGCAACACTGGAGTCGTTAAATCCAACGATGCTTACACGCTCGGGTATTTTTACATCAAGATCGTTTAAAGCGCGCATTGCACCGATAGCGATTGAGTCATTTGCACAGAAGAATGCACCGGGAAGGTCATCCCCCAATGTATGGACTGCTTTTTCCATCATTTGATATCCGGATTCAACCGTAAAAGTTCCTTTAAAGCTGTACGCCTTATTAAAACAGCCTTTTTCCTGCAAAATACTACAGTAGCTTGTGAATCGCGGATCATCCAGTACTTCTGTTGATCCGAAAAACTTTTCTTCGCCAGCCAGCATACCGATTTTAGAATGTCCGTGATCCAAAAATCGGTTTAGAATATCCGCTGTTGCTTGATGAAAATCCACAACCACCGAGTCAGCTGATTTTCCGGCATGGATATCATCCACAAAACAAATGGCAGTACTCCATTTTTCCAGCTGTTTCTTCTGCCGGACGGAAAATTTCCCGATTGCAATGATGCCGTCGACGTCGGGCTTTTTCTCGGTATTTTGAAATAAACGAATGTACGCATAACCTGCCCGATCCAGTTTTTTCTCCACGCCAAGTCTGATGGAATAATAGTACATGTCGTTCAGCTCTTCTTTTTCCGTATACCAATGAACAATTGCAATCCGTAGATGCTTATTTTTCTTATCAAGATGTTTTGTGTACCCAAGCTGTCGGGCAGCATCCATAATCTGTTGTTTCGTATCGGCTCCCACGGACAGACTTGGGTCACTGTTGAGAACACGGGAAACAGTAGCTATTGATACATTCGCTTTTTGAGCAATATCTTTTATGGTAGCCATTTCTTCCACTCCGTTCCTGAAAATGCAGGATCATCACCTTACATATTACCTGAATCAGCACCCGAAGTCCGTTTTCTTAGGTCTGCTTCAATTTCCTCAAGACTGCGGCCACGTGTTTCAGGCAAATATTTGATAACGAAAATCATCGCCCCAATTCCAATTGCAGCAAAAATCAGGAATACCTGTTCAATGCCCATTACCTCTGTCAGCAACGGGAAAAATTGCGCAACGAGCAGGCTTCCGATTGACAGTGCCAGTGCAGAAATACCTGTTGCAGCACCGCGGGCACGCATTGGGAACAATTCCGGCAGCATAACCCATAAAACCGGTCCCCAGGTAATCGCGAAGAAAATAATGAACAAGGTTAGACATGCAACAATGATCCAAGCTCCGGCAGTTGAATCAAGCCCTATCGTCCAAATCAAACCTGCCATAATCAATAGCGAAGCAACCATCCCAGCATTACCGGACACAAGCAGCTTTTTCCGATCAATCTTATCAATAATCATGATTGCTACAATGGTCATAATCACGTTAACTGTACCAATCCCGACTGTACCAAGAATGGATGTCACATCACCAAGTCCGGCTTCACTGAAAATGGTTGGTGCATAATAGATTATCGCATTGATCCCAATAATTTGCTGGAATAACGCAAATGCACACCCAATGATCAGTGTCGGACGGAGCCAGGAAGATTTCAGCACATTCCAGGTACTTTCCGAAATGCGATTAATTTCATTCATTTCCTCAATTTCTTTGTCAATTTCATCCGGCTTGCGTGTCAACTTCATCACGCTTCGTGCGGCTTTTTCACTATGATGTTCAAGCAGCCATCTTGGACTTTCCGGCATAAACAGAACACCAATCATTAAAATAAGTGACGGTACTACGGCAAGTCCCACCATCCAGCGCCACGCTTCCATGTCGGCGAAGGCATAGTTTACCAGATACGAAGACAGAATACCGATTGTGATCATCAGCTGGTTCAATGAACTTAACGAACCACGCGATTCCGTCGGTGCCATTTCGGATAAATAAACCGGTACAATTGCAGTTGAACCACCAACAGCAAGTCCGATAATCAATCGCCCCACTACCAGCATAACCATCGTCGGTGCGAGTGCCAATGTCAGCGCACCTATAATAAATACGATAGATATCATAAACACAAGCTTGCGTCGTCCGAACTTATCCGATAACGGTCCACTGAAGCCGGAGCCGAATATCGCCCCGACCAGCATGGAGCTGACGACCAACCCTTCCGTAAAACTTGTCAACGGTATGTCATCTTTTATAAACAATAGTGCACCCGAAATAACTCCCATATCATATCCGTACAAGAGTCCTCCCAGAGCGCCAAGAAAAAATATCATTTTTTTACCTATGTTTTTACTACCCAACATGCCATAACCTCCAATGTATAAATTCATGAATTAGTATACGCTTTCACAATGTATATGTAAAGAACAAACATAACTTTAAAAAGGTACCACAGGTATCACAGTAAAAAATTTATATTTTTTACTAAAATAACTACAATATTTTATTGTATTTTACTTGCTCTTATAGTAAACTAATTCGTAGATGTAAGCGGTTAAACTAGTGAGGAGGATCGCCCCATGAAAAATCTTACCAACGAATTCCAAAAAGTATTTGAGCCCCATGATAACGTACATACGTTTTTCGCCCCCGGCAGAATTAATCTGATCGGCGAACATACTGACTATAATGGCGGTCACGTTTTTCCCGCAGCGATTTCATTTGGTACGTATGCAGTCGGAAAAAAGCGGAATGACACATTATTTCGTTTTTACTCCATGAACTTTCCGGAAACAGGTATCATTGAATGTGACCTTAACGACCTTAGGTATAACGACCAGCACAGTTGGGCTAATTATCCAAAAGGTATGATTCAATATATTCGGGAAGCTGGGTTTTCAATCCCTTATGGAGCCGACATTCTCTTCTATGGGGATATCCCAAACAGCGCCGGCCTCTCTTCATCGGCTTCGATTGAAATGGTTACCGGGGTTTTTTTGGAAAAAATATTTGAGCTGCGGATTGACCGGGTTAACATGGTAAAAATCGGTCAAAAGGTGGAAAATGATTACCTCGGAGTAAACAGTGGAATAATGGACCAGTTTGCTATCGGAATGGGCAAAAAAGACAATGCCATTCTGTTAAACTGTCAATCACTTGACTATAGTTACGCACCGATTAAACTGGAGGATTACTCCATTATTATCATTAATACAAATAAACAGCGCACGCTTGCTGGCTCAAAATACAACGAGCGAAGGCAAGAATGTGAGCAGGCACTTGCTGATTTACAGACCGAACTCCCTATCAGTAGTTTCGGAGAATTATCGGTGGAAAAGTTTGAGGCGTATCAAAATATAATTAAAAACCCGGTTCACCGCAGACGTGCAAAGCATGCTGTCACGGAAAATGCCCGCACCCTTGAAGCCATGCGTGAATTACGCAAAGGGAATTTGTACAGCTTTGGCGAATTAATGAATGCTTCCCACCAATCCTTAAGGGATGATTATGAAGTGACCGGACTGGAACTGGACACGATTGCGGAATCTGCCTGGCGTCAGAAAGGGGTTATCGGCGCACGGATGACCGGTGCCGGGTTCGGCGGATGTGCCATCGCAATTGTGGAAAACGATAAAATAGATACGTTTAAAAGAAATGTCAATAAAGCCTATCAACAGACGGTGGGATATGAAGCGACGTTCTACACCGCCTCTATCAGTGACGGTGCAAAAATGACGGAGGAGTAATCATATGATTTATGAGCATATTGAAGGGTTGATACATCGCGCAATCAGGATCGGTTTAATTAAAAAAATAGATCGTATATATGTACGGAACCAAATCATGCACAAACTTCGGCTCGATTCTTTTCCGGAAAACACCGTGCCTTATCCTAATGAAACGATTCCGGACCTGCTGGATAAGATAGTTGACTACGCTGTCAAGAATCAGGTTATCGACGATGTTTTGGATGAAAAAGAACAACTCAACGCCGACATAATGAACTGTCTGATGCCACTGCCATCAGCCGTCAATGACGCCTTTTGGCAAAAATACGATATGTCACCACAGGCTGCAACGGATTATTTTTATCAGCTGAGCAAGAACAGCAACTACATTCAGACGAAACGAATCGAAAAAAATATTCATTTCAAAACGAAAACCGAGTACGGCGAAATGGACATTACGATTAATTTGTCAAAACCGGAAAAAGACCCGGAACAACTTCGACGGGAACGGGCAAACAAACAAAGTGTCAACTACCCGAAATGTGTTCTTTGCATTGAAAATGAAGGGTATGCAGGAAGGACCGGGCATCCGCCAAGAGCCAATCACCGTGTTATAAGGGTTCCCTTGTCCGAAGAGAATTGGTGTCTGCAATACTCCCCATACGTTTATTACAATGAGCACAGCATCCTGTTTGCAGAGGAACACCGTGACATGCGGATTGACCGGCAAGCATTTGAGCAGTTGCTGGAATTCACCGACAAATTCCCGCATTATTTTATGGGATCCAATGCAGATTTACCGGTTGTAGGCGGGTCCATCCTGGCACACGATCACTATCAGGGCGGACGGGATCGTTTTGCGATGACAGATGCACAGGAGGAATTCTTTTTTCAGCTTGATCGCTGGAATAAAGTTTCTGCGTCTGTCCTCAAATGGCCGCTTTCCGTTATTCGCTTGAAGTGCAGCGACAAAGGAGAGCTGCTTGATGCTGCAACTCACATTTTAAACACCTGGAAGGGATACTCAGACCCGGCTGCGGACATTGAAGCACTCACCGGCAATATACCGCATAATACGATTACACCAATTGCCCGCATACGTGACGGGTTATATGAACTTGACCTTGTCTTGAGAAACAATCGGACAACGGATGAGTATCCACTGGGAATCTTCCACCCGCATGCTGACGTTCATCATATTAAGAAAGAGAATATCGGACTGATTGAAGTAATGGGACTGGCGGTTTTGCCGGCCAGATTAAAAAATGAACTCGATGACGTTAAACAATTTCTGCTTGATGAGAAAAACGGTATAACCGACTCCCATAGGTCATGGGCAGAACAAATGCGAACGGAGTATGGCGTCCAGACTGATGAGCGTGAAGCTGATAGAATTATTGAAACGGAACTGGGCAAAAAATTTGTGCAGATATTGGAATATGCAGGTGTTTTCAAACGAACACCAACCGGAGAAACAGCATTTAAGGATTTCATTGATAAACTGAATAAGAAGGAATGAAGCTGAATGAAAATAATCGAGCAACACTTAACAGAGATTGAACCAACGTGGCAGGAATTTACGTTAGTAAATGATAATCAAACCGAAGTGAGTTTTCTTAATTATGGCGGAATCATCACTGAAATTAAAACCCCTGATCAGGATGGAAATGTGGAAAATATCGTTCTCGGGTTTGAAGACTATAGAGATTATACGGCAAATCCGGCCTTTTTCGGCGCCATTATCGGCCGTGTTGCCGGCAGAATCCCAAATGCTTCATTACCGATAAACAATCAGACGTATCAGCTGTCGGCAAACGAAGGGATTAACCATCTGCATGGCGGCCCGAATGGTTTTCATAGCGTGCTGTGGGAAGCGGAATCCTTCAGAACTGATCATAGTGTGGGAGTCACACTTACACATCGAAGTCCTGATAATGACGGAGGGTATCCTGGCACTCTGGATGTTGATGTAACCTATGAATTAGACAACCAGAACCGCTTTACCATAACCTATCATGCTAAAACAGATAAAACGACCCCGCTCGCACTCACCAACCATTCTTATTTCAATTTGAGCGGGAACGGAAAGCATACCGTTGAAAACCACAGCATTACCATGCCAAGCAAACGTTTTGCGGAATTGGACAGCAACTTCATACCGACAGGCAACATCCTCGATGCGGCGGGCACCCCGTTTGATTTTACAAACGGACGACATATAAAAGGTAGCATCGAATCGGATCATCCACAAAATAAAATCGTCGGCAGCGGGTATGATCATTATTTTCTTTTTGTCAATAGGGTTAAACCGGATGTAAAGGTCTGTGAACCGGAAAGCGGTCGTACCCTGACAGTAACAACAGATGAACCCGGAATGGTTATGTACACATCCAATAACCTCGACGAAAATTTGAAACTGAAGAGCGGCACATCCAGAAACTATATGGGACTGTGTCTCGAAACACAAAGACACCCCGCCACATTATCACACAGCAACTTCCCGCCCATTCTGCTCACACCCGAAAAAGAGTATCGATCCAGAACAACCTTTACATTCGATACTGAAGACTAATAGAAAAGTTCGGGTGGTGCCTCACCGAAAAGTTGAAAAGCAGACCCAAAAGAGTCTGCTTTTTCTCTATAACCTATTTCTGTTTGTTTTCCTGCTTAATATACGAATACTCAGATGCATCTACTGGCTCCCACGATTTACTCGGTTCATAAAATCGTAAGAGATCACCGTAGAGAACATTATCAGACAGTTCCAGTTCATGACGAACTTTTTCAGCCATTTCCTTCATTTCCTTTGTCGGTTCTTGAATAGGCTTACCTGTATCATTGTCATAAAACTTACCGTCAGCCATGGTATACTCCGGAGTGACAAAATCACCGTCACGGAACACCACATATTCTTTATGCTGTTTAGAAAACATATCCGTGCCAAACATAATGTACTTGTTGGCCTTTATTCCCATCAAATGCAGCATTGTCGGCATTACATCAATCTGACTGGTATATTCATGAACAGTTCCTTTTCCATCAACACCAGGAATTTTAATCATAAACGGAACACGCTGCAATTGCGTATGCTTGAAGTCGGTAATCTTTTCTCCGGTAATCTGTTTCATGGCTTCTTTATGATTTTCCGAAATACCGTAATGGTCACCGTAAATCATAATAACCGAATCCTTATACAATCCTGCTTCCTTCAGATCCTTGAAAAACTGCTTCAATGCCTCATCCAGATATCTTGCTGTCTGAAAATAACGGTCCACTGATGGATCTCCAGTATTCGCCGGCTTGATGGATGCTTCCTCATCACTTATCTTATACGGATGGTGGTGCGTTAACGTCATCAGGTGAGCATAAAACGGTTCCTTCAGCGACTTGAGCATTGGTATGGATTGTTTAAAGAATGGTTTATCC is a window of Virgibacillus ihumii DNA encoding:
- the galT gene encoding UDP-glucose--hexose-1-phosphate uridylyltransferase, whose amino-acid sequence is MIYEHIEGLIHRAIRIGLIKKIDRIYVRNQIMHKLRLDSFPENTVPYPNETIPDLLDKIVDYAVKNQVIDDVLDEKEQLNADIMNCLMPLPSAVNDAFWQKYDMSPQAATDYFYQLSKNSNYIQTKRIEKNIHFKTKTEYGEMDITINLSKPEKDPEQLRRERANKQSVNYPKCVLCIENEGYAGRTGHPPRANHRVIRVPLSEENWCLQYSPYVYYNEHSILFAEEHRDMRIDRQAFEQLLEFTDKFPHYFMGSNADLPVVGGSILAHDHYQGGRDRFAMTDAQEEFFFQLDRWNKVSASVLKWPLSVIRLKCSDKGELLDAATHILNTWKGYSDPAADIEALTGNIPHNTITPIARIRDGLYELDLVLRNNRTTDEYPLGIFHPHADVHHIKKENIGLIEVMGLAVLPARLKNELDDVKQFLLDEKNGITDSHRSWAEQMRTEYGVQTDEREADRIIETELGKKFVQILEYAGVFKRTPTGETAFKDFIDKLNKKE
- a CDS encoding aldose epimerase family protein, yielding MKIIEQHLTEIEPTWQEFTLVNDNQTEVSFLNYGGIITEIKTPDQDGNVENIVLGFEDYRDYTANPAFFGAIIGRVAGRIPNASLPINNQTYQLSANEGINHLHGGPNGFHSVLWEAESFRTDHSVGVTLTHRSPDNDGGYPGTLDVDVTYELDNQNRFTITYHAKTDKTTPLALTNHSYFNLSGNGKHTVENHSITMPSKRFAELDSNFIPTGNILDAAGTPFDFTNGRHIKGSIESDHPQNKIVGSGYDHYFLFVNRVKPDVKVCEPESGRTLTVTTDEPGMVMYTSNNLDENLKLKSGTSRNYMGLCLETQRHPATLSHSNFPPILLTPEKEYRSRTTFTFDTED